The segment CCGCTGCCCACGGCCAGCGTCTACGCCGTGACGAAAGCGTCGATAGTCACGATGACCGAGGCGCTGTACGCGCAGCTGAAGCAGGCCGACGCCAAGATCGGCGCCTCGGTGCTGTTCCCGGGCCCGCACATGGTCCGCACCGGACTGTGGGAGAGCTACCGCAACCGCCCCGACCGCTACGCGAAGAGCAAGCCCCGGCAGAACCCGTATCCCACCCTCGAAGGCTGGGAGAAGGCGATGAAGGACGCCGGGCTCGAAGCGAAGATGACCGAGCCCGAAGAGGTCGCGGCGCACGCCCTGGAGGGGATCAGGTCCGGGACCTTCTGGATCCTCCCGACCGGCGGCAGCTCCGACGACATGATCCGGCGGCGCTCGCAGTCGATGCTCGAGCGCGCCAACCCCGGATACCTCGAGAAGTTCATCCTCGACTGATCTGACTGAGGGGAGTCAAAGATCCCATGCCTGAACCGACAGAGTTCGACAACAGCCCGTACGTCGTCGTCTCCTCCGACTGCCACGCCGGGCTGCCGACCGAGCAGTACCGCACCTACATCGAGAGCGAGTACCACGCGGCCTTCGACGGGTTCCTGGCCGAGCAGGCCGCCCGCATCGAGGCCGCGACCAAGCTCGGGGTCCGCAACCCCGAGTTCGCGCGGAGCTGGTTCGAGGAGCACGAGGAGGGTCTGCGCGGCGGCTGGGACTCCGCGCAGCGCGACAAGGAGCTCGACGCCGACGGCGTCTGCGCCGAGGTGATCTTCCCGGACGCCGACGCCGTCGAGTCCACCACCGCCGCGCCCTTCGGCGTCGGCCTCACCTTCTCCGGCGGGCTGGACCAGGAGCTGGCGCTGGTCGGTGCCCGCGCCCACAACCGCTGGCTGGCCGAGCTGTGCGCGCAGTCGCCGGAGCGGCGCCGGGGTGTGGCCCTGGTGCCGATCACCGGCGATGTGGACGCCGCGGTCGCCGAGATCCGCCGGGCCAAGGAGTCGGGCCTGGGCGCGGTGATGATCCCGGCGATGTGGGAGGACAAGGCGCCCTATCACGACCGCCGGTACGACCCGGTCTGGGCGGTCTGCGAGGAGCTCCAGATGCCGGTCGCCACCCACTCCGGCGTGGCCCCGCGCGACGAGTACGGCGACCACCTGGGCATCTACGTCTCCGAGGTCACCTGGTGGCCGGCCCGGCCGATCTGGTTCCTGATCTGGTCCGGGGTGTTCGAGCGCTTCCCCGGCCTGAAGTTCGGCGTCACCGAGGCCGGCTGCTGGTGGGCGCCGAACCTGCTGTGGTTCATGGACCGGCTGTTCCTCGGCGCCCACGCCGCCGCCAAGCTCACGCCGTTCGAGGAGGTGAAGCGGCCGCCGAGCGAGTACTTCGACCGCAACTGCTTCATCGGCGCCTCCAACACCAAGCGCCGGGAGCTCGCGCACCGGTACGAGATCGGCATCGACAACATGCTGTGGGGCAACGACTTCCCGCACCCGGAGGGGACCTGGCCGAACACCCGCAAGTGGCTCAGGACCACCTTCCACGACATCCCGGTCGAGGAGACCCGGCGGATGATCGGCCTGGCCGCCGCCGAGGTGTACGGGTTCGACGTCGCCAAGCTGGCACCGGTCGCCGAGCGGATCAACCTGCGGCCCTCCGACCTCGGCCAGAGCGGCGGCGAGGCCGCCGGCTGGGCCGCCGCGCGCGAGGTCGGCCGGCACTGGCTGACCGGCCACGACTTCCCGGCCATCGGCTACGGCGCGAGCCTGGGCGGCCACCGCACCGAGGGCGTCGGACCGGAGGTGTCGTGATGGCCGGGAACACCGACGTCGCCGCGGCCCGCTACACCGTCGTCTCCGCCGACGGCCACGCCGGCGCCGATCTGCTGGACTACCGGCCCTATCTGGAGTCGAAGTACCACGAGCAGTTCGACGCGTGGGCCGCGACGTACGTCAACCCGTACGAGGACCTCCTGCACGGCGACGCCGAGCGCAACTGGGACTCCGCACGCCGCCTGGCCGACCTGGAGCGCGACGGGATCGTCGCCGAGGTGCTGTTCCCCAACACCATCCCGCCCTTCTACCCGAGCATGTCCCTGAGCGCCCAGCAGCCGTCCGCCGAGGAGTACGAACTGCGCTGGGCGGGCCTGCGCGCCCACAACCGCTGGATGGCGGACTTCTGCGGCCAGGCCCCGGGCCGGCGCGCCGGCACCTGCCAGGTCCTGCTGGGGAACATGGACGACGCGGTCGCCGAGGTCCGCTGGGCCCGGGAGCACGGCCTGTTCGGCGGTGTCCTGCTGCCCGGCACCCCGCCGGGGACGTCCGTCCCGCAGCTGTATTCGGACGTCTACGAACCGCTGTGGGCGGTGTGCGAAGAGCTCGACATGCCGGTCAACCACCACGCCGGCTCGGCCTCCCCGGAGATCGGCCAGGAGCCGGCCGGGCGCGCGGTCTTCATGATGGAGATCACCTGGTTCGCGCACCGGGCGCTGTGGCACCTGATCTACGGCGGGGCGTTCAAGCGGCACCCCGGCCTGAAGTTCGTGCTCACCGAACAGGGCTCCGGCTGGGTGCCCGGCGTCCTGGAGATGCTCGACTACTACCACCGCGCGCTGGTCCGCCGGATGTCCTCGGCGATGGACGACGCCGGCGCGGTCACCGCCGAGAGCCGGTTCGGCGCCGGGATCGCCGAGGCGGTGGGCCTGGCGCCGAGCGAGTACTGGAAGCGCAACGTCTTCCTGGGCGCCTCCTTCATGCGGCCCGACGAGGTGCCGCTGCGGCACGCCATCGGCCTGGAGAAGCTGATGTGGGGCAGCGACTACCCGCACGACGAGGGCACCTTCCCGTACTCGCGCGAAGCGCTGCGCAACTCCTTCGCGGGGCTGCCGCACGCGGAGATCACCGCGATCCTCGGCGGCAACGCGGCCCGGGTCTACGGGTTCGACCTGGCCGCGCTGGACCGGATCGCGGCGGCGGTGGGCCCGACCGCCGCCGAGATCGACGAGCCGCTGCAGGCACCGCCGGCCGAGGCCACCTCGCCGACCTTCGGCGCCGACAGCGTGATCCGGGTGTGGTGAGGCCGGAGGCGGACTTTCCGAGGCGCTGATCCGCACCTTTCAGTAACCGGAGCTTAAGCCGTTGCTCGACGGGCATACGTGATCCCGTGGAACACGGCACAAGGCACCAGGCGATCCGCCGCCCTCACCCGGTCGGCGGATCTCTTTCCGTTCGGCGAAGTCCGTGCGCACCTTCATCGCCCGCTCAGGTCCTGGAGGTTCGCTGTTCGGACCGGAGCCGGTGCTTGGTGGCGGTCGCGGGCCCGTGTTGACCTGTACGTGTGGCTTACATGCCGG is part of the Catenulispora sp. MAP5-51 genome and harbors:
- a CDS encoding amidohydrolase family protein; its protein translation is MPEPTEFDNSPYVVVSSDCHAGLPTEQYRTYIESEYHAAFDGFLAEQAARIEAATKLGVRNPEFARSWFEEHEEGLRGGWDSAQRDKELDADGVCAEVIFPDADAVESTTAAPFGVGLTFSGGLDQELALVGARAHNRWLAELCAQSPERRRGVALVPITGDVDAAVAEIRRAKESGLGAVMIPAMWEDKAPYHDRRYDPVWAVCEELQMPVATHSGVAPRDEYGDHLGIYVSEVTWWPARPIWFLIWSGVFERFPGLKFGVTEAGCWWAPNLLWFMDRLFLGAHAAAKLTPFEEVKRPPSEYFDRNCFIGASNTKRRELAHRYEIGIDNMLWGNDFPHPEGTWPNTRKWLRTTFHDIPVEETRRMIGLAAAEVYGFDVAKLAPVAERINLRPSDLGQSGGEAAGWAAAREVGRHWLTGHDFPAIGYGASLGGHRTEGVGPEVS
- a CDS encoding amidohydrolase family protein, whose translation is MAGNTDVAAARYTVVSADGHAGADLLDYRPYLESKYHEQFDAWAATYVNPYEDLLHGDAERNWDSARRLADLERDGIVAEVLFPNTIPPFYPSMSLSAQQPSAEEYELRWAGLRAHNRWMADFCGQAPGRRAGTCQVLLGNMDDAVAEVRWAREHGLFGGVLLPGTPPGTSVPQLYSDVYEPLWAVCEELDMPVNHHAGSASPEIGQEPAGRAVFMMEITWFAHRALWHLIYGGAFKRHPGLKFVLTEQGSGWVPGVLEMLDYYHRALVRRMSSAMDDAGAVTAESRFGAGIAEAVGLAPSEYWKRNVFLGASFMRPDEVPLRHAIGLEKLMWGSDYPHDEGTFPYSREALRNSFAGLPHAEITAILGGNAARVYGFDLAALDRIAAAVGPTAAEIDEPLQAPPAEATSPTFGADSVIRVW